The following is a genomic window from Chanos chanos chromosome 1, fChaCha1.1, whole genome shotgun sequence.
AGGTGCATTTATTCAGTCTAATGTTGACCAGGTTTGATAACACATCTTACAGAACACCTGACTCCAGAGCATGCAGACAGAATAGAGTATGACTGAAGGTGAGATCTTGCTTGTATTTACCATGCTGTCGGAGCAGCTAGATGACGGGCTCCCAGGTTCGGAGCTACTCTCTCCAGGCAAACTGTAGTAGTTCTCCACCTGCTCCCGGAGCAGCTCTTGCAGACTCTCAATGTACTGGATAGCGTTGCGCAGGATCTCTACCTTGGGCAGTCGCTGGCTGGGGTTGGCTGAGGTGCAGCGACGCAGTGCCTCAAAGGCATGATTCACTTTCTTGAGCCGCCGGCGCTCCCGCATGGTGGCTGCCCGTCTCCGATCCACCGTGCTGGCCTTGCGCTTGCAGGCCTTGCAGGCCCACTGCAGGCAGTGTCCTGGCTGATGTGGGGCTCCAGGGGCCCGAATGTGTTCATCCTCCTCAGAACCAGTCAGCTCACCGGGGCCGAACTCAAGGGTTTCTGGGGAGGAGGCACAGGCACTGTCATAGAAGACCTGGTTTGGAGAGAAGACATCCATGGCTGCTTGGCTTGGTGTGGTGGGATAAGAACTCCGTGCGGAGGATAAGGGCcgtgaggagaaagaggggggaacCTGTGAATGATATGAAGGGGCTGCTGCCATGAGGCTCTCTTATATGCTCCTGTCTGGAGCCCTTGGCCCACATTGGTCAGATCTAATTACCATGCCCCATTGGGCCAGGCCGAGGGTGAGCTTCACTCCCCGCCCAACTTACTCACCCAAACACCCTGCCGAGTTTCCCACATCTGTATGTC
Proteins encoded in this region:
- the myf5 gene encoding myogenic factor 5 — translated: MDVFSPNQVFYDSACASSPETLEFGPGELTGSEEDEHIRAPGAPHQPGHCLQWACKACKRKASTVDRRRAATMRERRRLKKVNHAFEALRRCTSANPSQRLPKVEILRNAIQYIESLQELLREQVENYYSLPGESSSEPGSPSSSCSDSMIDCNSPVWPQMNTSSGSTYSYEAQNVGPVERTAGVSSLQCLSSIVDRLSSVDTGASVGMREMVTLSPCNSDSQCSTPDSPTTIPIYHVL